Within Bdellovibrio bacteriovorus HD100, the genomic segment GGCGATCTCAGTGCTTTCGGCGATGGAAGGTCTCACCTTGGTCGCTCCACAGTTTAGTCCTTACATTATTCCTCTGACTATTTTTGTGATGAACGCCCTCTTTCTGATGCAAAAGTACGGCACGGCTCGTATCGGCGTTATCTTCGGTCCGATTCTTCTGATTTGGTTCACTGTTCTGGGCTTGTTGGGTATTCGCGGGATGGCGAAAAACCTGCATGTCTTTGAAGCTCTGCTGCCACATCATGGGATTGAGTTCCTGATGAACAATGGGATGGCGGGTTTCCTGGTGCTGGGGTCGGTGTTTCTGGTTGTGACCGGAGGCGAGGCCTTGTATGCGGACATGGGGCATTTTGGTAAACGACCAATTCGTCTGGCGTGGTTCTTTGTTGCTTTACCAGCCTTGGTATTAAACTACTTCGGTCAAGGGGCTTTGCTGCTGAACAATCCTGAGGCTGTATCCAATCCTTTCTATATGCTGGCGCCAAAATGGGCTCTGCTTCCGATGGTCATGCTTTCTACGATGGCCACGGTTATCGCATCCCAGGCGTTGATCACCGGGGTGTTTTCCATCACTCGTCAGGCAATCCAACTGGGTTTCTGTCCGCGCGTGAACATCATTCACACTTCCAGTCAGGAGATCGGTCAGATCTACATTCCAATTGTGAACTGGTCCATGTTCATCGGTGTGATCTGGCTGGTGTTGACATTTAAGACCTCCAGCAATCTGGCGGCAGCCTATGGAATTGCTGTGACTGGTGCGACGATGATCACCACAATCCTGGCGTTTGAAGTGGCTCGTCAAAAATGGAAATGGAGTCTGCTGAAGTCTTCGGCCATTTTTGGCAGCTTCCTGGTGATGGATCTGGCCTTCTTTGGTGCCAACGTTCATAAGATCCCGCATGGGGGCTGGGTGCCGTTGGTTATTGGGGCGATCATTTACCTGTTGATGACGACCTGGCAAAAGGGCCGTCAGATTTTGTTCCGACGTCTTAAAGAACGCTCCATGCCTATTGAAGACTTCTGCCAGAAGCTTCTGCGTGAGCCTCCACTGCGAGCTCCGGGCACGGCGATATATATGGCCGGTGACCCTTGGGGTGTTCCAGCACCGCTGCTGCATAATATGAAGCACAACAAGGTTCTGCATCAGCGCGTGGCGATCCTGACGATTCAGACCAAAGAAGTGCCGTTTGTTTCCAAGCGCGATCGCATTTCCATTCAGGAAGTGATTCCGAATATCTACCGCATTATCGCCAACTATGGCTTTATGGAAATCCCCAAGATGAAACATATTCTTGAGGCCTGCCGTCAGCGCGATATCAACTTTAACGTGAATGAAACCACGTTCGTGCTGGGACGCGAAACCATCATCGCGGAAAAAGGACCGAATCGTCCGGGCGAAGCAGGGATGGCACACTGGCGTGAACGTCTGTTTGCCATCATGTCCAAGAATGCCCAGCGACCGACGGCGTTCTTCCGCATCCCGCCGAATCAGGTGATCGAAGTGGGAATTCAGGTCGAGATCTAGTCATCATGGAGCAGGCGAACAACCTGCTCCCGGACATTGATGCCATCCTTGTATCCAATTTCTATCAGATCTGCCGAATAGGATTTTTCAAACAACAGAAAGCTGGCAATCTCGCTGGCTTCCTGCAAAGTGCCCAGGCCCCGCAGCAGATAGCGAATCATCGGGGGCAGGTTTTCTGTTTTCATCGAAGCGATTTCACCCAGGTCAATAGAGGGTGAAATCCACAAGTGTCTTATGGGCTTTACCGATACATGCTCCAGCTCGCTGGCAGAAATTTTTTGCAGATTTAAATTAATCCTTTCAAGGCGTTCAATGTCGGCCTCCAGACCATCCATCATGACAGTGTTCAGTATAACGCTGACGACCCGGGCGATGGAGGGGGGCTCATGGGTGTTCACATGCTTTGAGGCAAAACAGATGTCCTGTTTTTTTCGCACCCCAATGGCGATCAGTTTGCGCGCGCCCATGTAAATGGCCGGCGCACAAGGGGACTGGTTGCGAATACTGCCGTCACCAAAAAATCTGCCGTCCACGGTGGTGGGCGGAAACAACAGGGGAATCGACGCCGAGGCTATGACATGATCCGCGGTGATCTTTTCAGTGAGTCCGACTTTGCGCACGCGGGTCCAGGTGGGGATGTTGTCCTCGCCTTGAATGAAGGTGACGGTTGAGGTGGTGAAATAGTCCAGAGCCGAGATTGCCACCGCCCGGAATCTTTTGGCGTCGATATTTTTTTGAATATTGTTAAAGTCACAGTTTTTTCTGATGAGCTCGTGCAACGGTTTGGTCTCGAGCAGCGAGCGATGGGGTGAGGATTTTTTCATTCCTCCCATGGAAAGATCCATCAGCCACTGAAGGCCTCCTTTGGACAGCGAAAAAATATCGCTGACATAAACCTGTTCCGCACTGATGCCGGTCCAGAGCTCCGTGAGTTTGGCTGTCGCATTGCCAATATGGCAGTTGTCGGCCGTGGTTAAGAAGGCGGTGTTGATGGCTCCGGCGCTGACTCCGGTGTAATAAGAAAAAGGATAAGCAATACCTTCTTGCCGGCTGATTTCTGCCAGCGCGTTGATAACTCCGGCTTGATAGGCGCCGCGTGCGCCGCCACCGGATAGGACAAGACCGAGGGAAGACAAATGGGCCCCCTTTCATTCTTCATTGATTTTAAGAGACATCACGGGGCGCGGACAGACGTTTTCTGGACTTGCAGAAAAATACAGATAAGCGATACTGAGCGTGAACAAGGCCACAGTAATCTTAATTCGGTTGCTGGTCCCATTGAAGGGAAACCTGCCTTGTAAAAGGGAGTCAGTTCGACTCCCTTTCTATTTTCCCCGCCGCCGCGTGAAATTCCCAAAGACCTGAAGCAGCATCCTTAATTCGGATTGAATATTTAGGAGTGCATTGAATGCAATGTCCTGTGTATTGGATTTAGGGAGAGGTTTTCTTTTCTGTATTGATCTCTGTTACATTATGCGGGAAAGTTTTGATGGTTAACAGTGATGTTAAATAACGGGAATTGCGAAGGAGAAAATGCAATGCTTAAAACTGTTTTTGCTGCGTTCGTATTTGTAGTTGCTGCTCATGCACAAGCGGCTGATGTTTATAAAATTGATACCAAGGCCAGCACTGTGGCATGGAAAGGCACCAAGAAAGTGGGCGACTCCCACAATGGTGGTATCTCCGTGAAAGAAGGCCAAGTGACTGTCGATAAAGGTCAGTTGACTGGTGGTAGCGTGGTTGTTGACATGACTACAATCACAAACGAAGACGTGAAAGATGCGGGTTATAACAAAAAGCTGGTAGGTCACTTGTCCACTGAAGATTTCTTCAACGCCGGCAAGTTCCCCACGTCCACTTTCAAGATCACGTCCGTGGCTCCATCCAAAAACAAAGGTGAAGTTCTGGTGAAAGGTGATTTCACAATGATCGGTGGCACACACCCTATTGAGTTCCCTGCAAAAGTGACTGTTGATAAAGGTGTTGCAACGGGTGAAGCTGTTGTGAAAATCGACCGCACCAAATGGGGTCTGAAATACGGTTCTGGCAACTTCTTCAAAGAACTTGCGGGTGACAAAATCATCAACGACGAGTTCG encodes:
- a CDS encoding patatin-like phospholipase family protein, with the translated sequence MSSLGLVLSGGGARGAYQAGVINALAEISRQEGIAYPFSYYTGVSAGAINTAFLTTADNCHIGNATAKLTELWTGISAEQVYVSDIFSLSKGGLQWLMDLSMGGMKKSSPHRSLLETKPLHELIRKNCDFNNIQKNIDAKRFRAVAISALDYFTTSTVTFIQGEDNIPTWTRVRKVGLTEKITADHVIASASIPLLFPPTTVDGRFFGDGSIRNQSPCAPAIYMGARKLIAIGVRKKQDICFASKHVNTHEPPSIARVVSVILNTVMMDGLEADIERLERINLNLQKISASELEHVSVKPIRHLWISPSIDLGEIASMKTENLPPMIRYLLRGLGTLQEASEIASFLLFEKSYSADLIEIGYKDGINVREQVVRLLHDD
- a CDS encoding potassium transporter Kup codes for the protein MLALGALGVVFGDIGTSPLYALKECFGHYGLAPTPENVIGILSLIFWTLVLAICIKYMAFVLRADNKGEGGILSLMALAVRSQQSKDVSRRRWTMTIIGLFGAALLYGDGIITPAISVLSAMEGLTLVAPQFSPYIIPLTIFVMNALFLMQKYGTARIGVIFGPILLIWFTVLGLLGIRGMAKNLHVFEALLPHHGIEFLMNNGMAGFLVLGSVFLVVTGGEALYADMGHFGKRPIRLAWFFVALPALVLNYFGQGALLLNNPEAVSNPFYMLAPKWALLPMVMLSTMATVIASQALITGVFSITRQAIQLGFCPRVNIIHTSSQEIGQIYIPIVNWSMFIGVIWLVLTFKTSSNLAAAYGIAVTGATMITTILAFEVARQKWKWSLLKSSAIFGSFLVMDLAFFGANVHKIPHGGWVPLVIGAIIYLLMTTWQKGRQILFRRLKERSMPIEDFCQKLLREPPLRAPGTAIYMAGDPWGVPAPLLHNMKHNKVLHQRVAILTIQTKEVPFVSKRDRISIQEVIPNIYRIIANYGFMEIPKMKHILEACRQRDINFNVNETTFVLGRETIIAEKGPNRPGEAGMAHWRERLFAIMSKNAQRPTAFFRIPPNQVIEVGIQVEI
- a CDS encoding YceI family protein, with product MLKTVFAAFVFVVAAHAQAADVYKIDTKASTVAWKGTKKVGDSHNGGISVKEGQVTVDKGQLTGGSVVVDMTTITNEDVKDAGYNKKLVGHLSTEDFFNAGKFPTSTFKITSVAPSKNKGEVLVKGDFTMIGGTHPIEFPAKVTVDKGVATGEAVVKIDRTKWGLKYGSGNFFKELAGDKIINDEFELTLKLVAKK